One genomic segment of Aquipluma nitroreducens includes these proteins:
- a CDS encoding metallophosphoesterase family protein has product MTQRLFAIGDIHGCFDSFRTMIEQKIQIRKDDKIVLLGDYIDRGTHSKEVVDYIIDLQNSGFDVVALIGNHESMLLDTIYNNEYISTWIQNGGSETLRSFGISSLGKLAPRYIDFFKGLIYYYEFEDYLFVHAGFNDAINNPFEDRYYMIWRCREKYGHPLLKDKIIVHGHRPISIAVCTDNIQSQNKLINLDTGCVYTDSDGHGSLTALELYTKCIYFA; this is encoded by the coding sequence ATGACTCAAAGACTTTTTGCTATTGGAGACATACACGGATGTTTTGATTCATTTCGAACAATGATAGAGCAGAAAATCCAAATTCGAAAGGATGACAAAATTGTACTTCTTGGAGATTATATTGATCGTGGAACTCACAGTAAAGAAGTTGTTGATTACATCATCGACCTGCAAAATAGCGGGTTCGATGTTGTTGCTCTGATTGGAAATCATGAATCTATGTTACTGGATACGATTTACAATAATGAGTATATTTCAACTTGGATTCAAAACGGAGGCTCCGAAACACTCAGGAGTTTTGGAATCAGTTCATTGGGAAAGCTTGCACCTCGATACATTGATTTTTTCAAAGGGTTGATTTATTATTATGAGTTTGAGGATTACCTTTTTGTACATGCTGGCTTTAATGATGCAATAAATAATCCATTTGAAGACCGGTATTACATGATTTGGAGGTGTAGAGAAAAATACGGGCATCCATTGTTAAAAGATAAAATCATTGTTCACGGGCATCGTCCCATTTCAATAGCTGTCTGCACGGATAATATACAAAGTCAGAACAAGTTGATTAATCTTGATACTGGGTGTGTTTATACTGATAGTGATGGTCATGGAAGTCTTACTGCACTTGAATTATATACAAAGTGTATCTATTTTGCTTGA